Proteins from one Malania oleifera isolate guangnan ecotype guangnan chromosome 4, ASM2987363v1, whole genome shotgun sequence genomic window:
- the LOC131153112 gene encoding protein OBERON 3 — MFGDKDLSNGSAHGGQNSQRKLSPHLSEQNLENPDEKIEFSSEKGIDFLRESEMGCDGCPPKPLKIGNSGSQELTLSYLCDNPKLGFPDKEIPGKVLLNSLEKVNYKGKEVVSENPNKEDRWVERDFLNLNEVRGGGGSSKREIDEEIEGENREKKPKLETLNLSLALPDVSLSLTASNAVHNGDPPDRLKPSRSIQSLAPSNNNTQTTCSNDFTAASLSYSYSHPFSHNPSCSLTRNSTENYEYSVGSHRRENDQIWYCGEGTNGSVHSRFKPIGDGVSLSNHGGAGYLMQGSRILNKDSCNSLHRTSSSDNHSFFPSELPARPRLDTQSGDSRGRAPEHMRALENLDGGRVRKLSRPERILREIVSESIPVMAQIVQELPDETVDLTKEYLKNLIAAPEKREELVVLQSRLDRRSDLTVETLSKTHNDQLDILVAIKTGLLNFISGKNRLPTAELVEIFLFMRCRNVNCKSLLPVDDCDCKICSSNKGFCRECMCPVCSKFDCANHTCSWVGCDVCSHWCHAACGIQKNLIKPGPSLKGPSGSSEMQFHCIGCGHASEMFGFVKDVFICCAKDWGLETLIKELACVRKIFMGSEDFKGKEMQNKAEEVLTKLESKTMSPLDACNSITQFFNRIDDMSDFGASSLSSKDLVASQAILRKDAAPLAPSTVLPPKYATYNISASSVHNDLLPHDLHQNDLKTSLLSNRTTEEEFLLGKLKKDGFDSLESIVQIKELEARMFQTRADEARREAEGYRRIVRARSEKLEEEYTDKLAKLCLQETEDRRRKKLEELQNLENSRSDYYHMKLRMQAEITGLLERMEATKQQWV, encoded by the exons aTGTTTGGGGACAAAGATCTCTCGAATGGCTCTGCCCATGGAGGCCAGAACTCCCAAAGGAAGCTTTCTCCGCATCTTTCTGAGCAAAATTTGGAAAACCCAGATGAGAAAATTGAGTTTTCTTCCGAGAAAGGAATAGATTTTCTCAGAGAATCGGAGATGGGTTGTGACGGGTGCCCTCCAAAACCCTTGAAAATTGGGAATTCGGGTTCTCAGGAGCTGACTTTAAGCTACCTCTGTGATAATCCGAAGCTAGGTTTTCCTGATAAGGAGATTCCGGGAAAAGTTCTATTGAATTCCTTGGAGAAAGTGAACTACAAAGGAAAGGAAGTGGTTTCAGAGAACCCGAATAAAGAAGATCGGTGGGTAGAAAGGGATTTTCTGAATTTGAATGAGGTTAGGGGAGGTGGTGGCTCTTCAAAGCGAGAGATCGATGAAGAGATTGAGGGAGAGAATAGAGAGAAGAAGCCGAAGTTAGAGACTCTTAATCTCTCTCTAGCTTTGCCTGATGTTTCGCTCTCTCTAACCGCATCAAACGCCGTCCATAATGGGGATCCTCCGGATCGGTTGAAACCCAGTAGAAGCATACAGTCTTTGGCACCATCAAACAACAATACCCAAACCACTTGCTCTAATGATTTTACTGCTGCTTCTCTTTCTTATTCCTATTCACACCCCTTCTCGCACAACCCCAGTTGCTCCCTCACCCGCAATTCTACTGAGAATTACGAGTATTCTGTAGGCAGCCATAGAAGAGAGAATGACCAAATTTGGTATTGTGGTGAGGGGACGAATGGGTCAGTTCATAGTCGATTCAAACCAATCGGAGATGGGGTTTCACTATCCAATCATGGTGGTGCAGGTTATTTGATGCAGGGTAGTCGTATCCTAAATAAGGATTCATGTAATAGTCTTCACAGGACAAGCAGCTCTGATAACCATTCATTCTTTCCATCTGAATTGCCTGCGAGGCCGAGATTAGATACTCAGTCGGGTGACTCGAGAGGAAGAGCTCCTGAGCACATGAGGGCTTTGGAGAATTTAGATGGAGGGAGAGTCCGGAAGCTTTCTAGGCCAGAAAGAATTCTCCGAGAAATTGTGTCCGAGTCCATTCCTGTTATGGCTCAAATAGTTCAAGAGCTGCCTGATGAAACAGTTGATTTGACAAAGGAATACTTGAAGAATCTTATTGCAGCACCTGAGAAGAGAGAAGAATTAGTAGTTCTCCAAAGTCGGTTGGATAGAAGGTCTGATCTTACAGTTGAGACTCTCTCAAAGACGCACAATGATCAACTAGACATTTTGGTGGCAATAAAAACTGGGCTGTTGAACTTCATATCTGGCAAAAATCGACTTCCCACGGCAGAGCTGGTGGAGATTTTCTTGTTCATGAGATGTCGCAATGTGAATTGCAAGAGCTTATTGCCTGTTGATGATTGTGACTGCAAGATTTGCTCCTCAAATAAGGGATTTTGCAGGGAATGCATGTGCCCTGTGTGTTCAAAGTTTGATTGTGCCAACCATACCTGTAGTTGGGTTGGGTGTGACGTCTGTTCTCACTGGTGCCATGCTGCCTGTGGGATTCAAAAGAATCTCATCAAGCCGGGTCCTAGCTTGAAGGGGCCCTCAGGGTCTAGTGAGATGCAGTTTCATTGTATTGGATGCGGTCATGCTTCAGAAATGTTTGGATTTGTTAAGGATGTGTTTATATGCTGTGCAAAGGACTGGGGTCTAGAAACCCTGATAAAGGAGCTTGCCTGTGTTAGGAAAATTTTCATGGGAAGCGAAGATTTTAAAGGTAAGGAGATGCAGAATAAAGCTGAAGAGGTGCTCACCAAGCTTGAAAGTAAAACAATGTCTCCTTTGGATGCCTGCAATTCCATCACTCAGTTTTTCAACC GAATAGATGACATGTCAGATTTCGGTGCTTCCAGTCTATCCTCGAAGGATCTGGTAGCATCTCAAGCTATCCTTAGGAAAGACGCAGCCCCTCTGGCGCCATCCACTGTTCTCCCTCCAAAATACGCCACTTACAAcataagtgcttcaagtgtgcacAATGATTTGCTGCCTCATGATCTCCATCAAAATGATCTCAAAACTTCCCTTTTGAGCAACCGAACAACAGAAGAAGAATTTCTATTGGGGAAATTAAAGAAAGATGGGTTTGACAGTCTGGAAAGCATTGTGCAGATTAAGGAATTGGAGGCCAGAATGTTCCAAACTCGAGCAGATGAGGCACGACGTGAGGCGGAAGGTTACAGGCGGATTGTTCGGGCAAGGAGTGAGAAGTTGGAAGAAGAGTATACGGACAAGCTTGCCAAATTGTGTTTGCAGGAGACGGAAGACAGACGGAGGAAGAAACTAGAGGAGctgcaaaatttggaaaattcaCGCTCTGATTACTATCATATGAAGTTGAGAATGCAAGCTGAGATTACTGGCTTGTTGGAGAGAATGGAAGCCACAAAGCAGCAATGGGTATAA